From Clostridium cylindrosporum DSM 605:
AGGAGGAATTATTAATCGCATGTCTTCAATCTCTAAATGATTTTATTACTAGAGAGATTGTGGAGATTTTTAAGAAGTATCCTACGACAGAGGAGGCTACTAGGGCAACTATTGATAAGCTAATTCTTGATTTCGAGACTAAGGGAACAATTACTGGATACACATTTAGTAGTATTGTTAGTGAAATGGCTTCACTAAGTGACCCAGCAAGAGAGGCATGTGCTAATCTATATCATAAAATACAGGATATATACTTTAATAAGTTATTAGCAGATGGATTTGAAAAAGAGAAGGCGAGTTCAATTGCTCTTATGATGACAGCTTCTATAGAAGGTGGAATGATGCTTTGTCTAACAGAAAAGGCGACAACTCCACTAAAAGTTATTTCACAGGTTATAACTAATCTATTAAAGGAGTTTTGATAAATGAATCAATCAAACATAGAATCAATAGCTGAAAAGCAATATAAAACAGGGCAAATAATGGCAGCACTTTTAGTTGCAGGATTTGTTGGGCTTTTTAGTGAGACAGCATTAAATATTGCATTAGGTGACTTAAGTAAAATATTTAGTGTAAATGCTACAACTATTCAATGGCTAGCAACAGGCTATTTTCTAACACTAGGTATTTTAGTACCTGTTACAGGTATATTGATGCAAAAGTTTACTACTAGGCAAATGTTTATAACATCAATACTTTTATTTATATTAGGTACAGTTTTAGCAGCAGTAGCACCTGCATTTAGTATTTTGCTACTTGGACGTTTTATTCAAGCAGCGGGGCTTGCTATTAATTTACCTTTAACTCAAAACGTTATTTTTACCATTTTCCCTCAACATAAAAGAGGGGCGGCTATGGGAGTTATGGGTCTTGTAATGCTTGCAGGTCCAGCGCTAGGGCCAACACTTGCAGGACTTATTTTAGATACATTATCATGGCATTGGGTTTTCTTATTTACACTACCTTTTTTACTGTTTTCTCTTATATTTGGATATATATATTTGCCGAATGTTAACAAGGTGAAAAAGGTATCAATTAATATATTTTCACTTGTTCTTTCAACAATAGGATTTGGTGGCATAGTTTACGGAGTTAGTATAGCAGGAGAAGCTGGATGGACAAGTTCAAGTGTTATTGCATCAATTGCAATTGGATTTGTAGCATTGATATTATTCTGCACTCAACAAAACAAAATGGAGAATCCTATGCTTAATCTAAAAGCATTTAATTATCCACTTTTCCTTCTTGGAGTTTTCATGAGTTTTATAACATTCTTTAATATGTTATCACTACTTGTAGTTCTGCCAATGTATATGCAAATGGCACTACTTATTGCTTCATTTACAACGGGGCTTATACTTTTACCAGGTAGTTTGCTTAATTGCATACTAGCACCGAAAATAGGTAGATTATTTGATGAATATGGACCTAGGGCAGTTATTACACCTGGAACGATTTTAGTAGCTA
This genomic window contains:
- a CDS encoding TetR/AcrR family transcriptional regulator translates to MNTKSMIIDIATTLFQQKGYKGVGLTEILKACDISKGSLYHHFPNGKEELLIACLQSLNDFITREIVEIFKKYPTTEEATRATIDKLILDFETKGTITGYTFSSIVSEMASLSDPAREACANLYHKIQDIYFNKLLADGFEKEKASSIALMMTASIEGGMMLCLTEKATTPLKVISQVITNLLKEF
- a CDS encoding MDR family MFS transporter — translated: MNQSNIESIAEKQYKTGQIMAALLVAGFVGLFSETALNIALGDLSKIFSVNATTIQWLATGYFLTLGILVPVTGILMQKFTTRQMFITSILLFILGTVLAAVAPAFSILLLGRFIQAAGLAINLPLTQNVIFTIFPQHKRGAAMGVMGLVMLAGPALGPTLAGLILDTLSWHWVFLFTLPFLLFSLIFGYIYLPNVNKVKKVSINIFSLVLSTIGFGGIVYGVSIAGEAGWTSSSVIASIAIGFVALILFCTQQNKMENPMLNLKAFNYPLFLLGVFMSFITFFNMLSLLVVLPMYMQMALLIASFTTGLILLPGSLLNCILAPKIGRLFDEYGPRAVITPGTILVAIAYSVYSQFDTHTASWAIVLTHIVMMLGIGMVLASVQTNTLNSLPAKYYPDGIALTQTVQQISGAIGIAVMVSILSAKQNAYLEVFSNNMPLAVTEGSTLVFKIGLLLAIINVVLSLFIKDPIKERGKC